The following proteins come from a genomic window of Sorghum bicolor cultivar BTx623 chromosome 3, Sorghum_bicolor_NCBIv3, whole genome shotgun sequence:
- the LOC8074534 gene encoding uncharacterized protein LOC8074534: MARVHEAEAPMASNDDDDSASLLVDEWSPPPAVVTPARGSSSSPLRRLGKKQATTRPATTTTASSRRHDVKRFICSPFAAVFRAMSCARDAAIRTCDEQQPAGSNSGGTGAGVVAAERRREAARRRRPSLEQLLRMEAPPPASARPPGHQQQRKLLAGKPREAAAAAPYEVISSCTAVKGSNKEQQEPLFPSPQSHLVAAVSSDDGDERRRRTTIVPAVKLEAGGPGRQTNAKRLVVVFASSLRACSRAPRINDGKVAAAGRAPGKAELFYYRPIPMGRRCRVQHLEESPYSGDLSSLLDLGQM, translated from the coding sequence ATGGCGCGCGTGCACGAGGCCGAGGCACCGATGGCatccaacgacgacgacgactccgCGTCGCTCTTGGTCGACGAATGGTCTCCACCACCAGCAGTAGTCACCCCTGCTCGTGGGTCGTCGTCGTCTCCTTTACGGCGGCTCGGGAAGAAGCAGGCGACGACGAGgccggccaccaccaccaccgccagcAGCAGGAGGCACGACGTCAAGAGGTTCATATGCTCGCCGTTCGCGGCCGTGTTCCGGGCGATGTCGTGCGCGCGTGATGCTGCGATCCGTACATGCGAcgagcagcagccagcaggcaGCAACAGCGGCGGCACGGGCGCCGGGGTGGTGGCGGCGGAGCGCCGCCGGGAGGCGGCGAGGAGGAGACGGCCAAGCCTCGAGCAGCTCCTCAGGATGGAAGCGCCGCCGCCAGCATCCGCCCGCCCGCCAGGTCATCAGCAGCAGCGCAAGCTGCTGGCCGGCAAACCACgagaagcggcggcggcggctccgtACGAGGTGATCTCTTCCTGCACCGCCGTGAAGGGGAGTAATAAAGAGCAGCAGGAGCCGTTATTCCCCTCGCCTCAAAGTCATCTCGTGGCTGCTGTCTCCTCCGACGACGGCGATGAACGGCGGCGGCGAACCACGATCGTGCCCGCCGTGAAGTTGGAGGCCGGCGGCCCCGGCCGGCAAACGAACGCGAAAAGGCTGGTGGTCGTCTTCGCGTCGTCTCTGCGGGCGTGCTCACGGGCTCCGAGGATCAACGACGGGAAGGTGGCCGCGGCAGGCCGTGCTCCCGGCAAGGCGGAGCTGTTCTATTATCGGCCCATTCCCATGGGGCGGAGGTGCCGGGTTCAGCATCTGGAGGAGTCTCCTTACAGTGGTGACCTGTCGTCGCTGCTCGACCTTGGACAGATGTGA
- the LOC8054662 gene encoding embryonic protein DC-8 produces MASMQKSHDHEERAQSAAQKAGETKDAVADRARGAMDAAADKARAAADMAADSKAGDAGSKEDDVMLRVKEADQMTGQAFNDVGPMGEEGTGMPRRRR; encoded by the coding sequence ATGGCGTCCATGCAGAAGAGCCACGACCACGAGGAGCGCGCGCAGTCCGCGGCGCAGAAGGCCGGCGAGACGAAGGACGCGGTGGCGGACAGAGCGCGGGGCGCCATGGACGCCGCCGCGGACAAGGCGCGTGCGGCGGCGGACATGGCCGCAGATAGTAAGGCGGGGGACGCTGGGTCGAAGGAGGACGACGTGATGCTGCGGGTGAAGGAGGCGGACCAGATGACGGGGCAGGCGTTCAACGACGTCGGCCCCATGGGCGAAGAGGGCACTGGCATGCCACGGCGACGGCGCTAG